In Populus trichocarpa isolate Nisqually-1 chromosome 12, P.trichocarpa_v4.1, whole genome shotgun sequence, a genomic segment contains:
- the LOC7485222 gene encoding abscisic acid receptor PYL8, producing MNENSNGRGGIGSVESEYIRRHHKHGDLADHQCSSALVKHIKAPVHLVWSLVRRFDQPQKYKPFISRCVVLGNLEIGSLREVDVRSGLPATTSTERLELLDDDEHIFSIRIVGGDHRLKNYSSVISLHPEIIDGRPGTLVIESFVVDVPDGNTKDETCYFVEALIKCNLKSLADVSESHAVQDRTEPIECM from the exons atgaatgaaaatagtaatggaAGAGGAGGGATAGGAAGTGTTGAGAGTGAATATATAAGAAGACATCACAAACATGGTGATCTTGCTGACCATCAGTGTAGTTCTGCTCTTGTCAAGCACATCAAAGCTCCAGTTCATCTT GTTTGGTCATTGGTGAGGAGATTTGATCAACCACAGAAGTACAAGCCTTTCATCAGCAGGTGTGTTGTGCTGGGAAATCTTGAGATTGGGAGTCTTAGAGAAGTAGATGTTAGGTCAGGGCTTCCTGCCACCACAAGTACTGAAAGATTGGAACTTCTGGATGATGATGAACATATCTTCAGCATCAGGATAGTTGGCGGGGATCACAGACTTAAG AACTATTCTTCAGTCATTTCCCTCCATCCAGAGATCATTGATGGACGGCCAGGGACCCTGGTGATTGAGTCTTTCGTGGTGGATGTGCCTGATGGGAATACGAAGGACGAGACATGCTACTTTGTTGAAGCTTTAATCAAGTGCAATCTCAAATCACTAGCTGATGTTTCAGAGAGCCATGCAGTGCAGGACCGAACTGAGCCCATTGAGTGTATGTAA
- the LOC7485221 gene encoding ATP-dependent zinc metalloprotease FTSH 11, chloroplastic/mitochondrial, which translates to MTITLQASLLCRPSFSLYSPSKRHSFQHPINSPLSLSKTSFPPSLNLRLRPHSIPCTLQPDNADPLSETVPPISNPEKTQEVVDVVQSNESGRGEVEGHGGNLVEEKEGDGGGVYDRNGRIRMVVFFMGIWATMKNGFQKLFMLLGSYSSNWWPFWKQEKKLEKLIAEAEANPKDVEKQTALLVELNKHSPESVIKRFEQRDHAVDSKGVVEYLKALVVTNSIAEYLPDEQSGKPSSLPALLQELKQHASGDTDKPLMNPGISEKQPLHVVMVDPKVSNKSRFAQELISTILFTVAVGLVWFMGAAALQKYIGSLGGIGASGAGSSSSYTPKELNKEITPDKNVKTFKDVKGCDDAKQELEEVVEYLKNPTKFTRLGGKLPKGILLTGAPGTGKTLLAKAIAGEAGVPFFYRAGSEFEEMFVGVGARRVRSLFQAAKKKAPCIIFIDEIDAVGSTRKQWEGHTKKTLHQLLVEMDGFEQNEGIILMAATNLPDILDPALTRPGRFDRHIVVPNPDVKGRQEILELYLQDKPMADDVDVKSIARGTPGFNGADLANLVNIAAIKAAVEGAEKLSATQLEFAKDRIIMGTERKTMFISEESKKLTAYHESGHAIVAFNTEGAHPIHKATIMPRGSALGMVTQLPSSDETSISKKQLLARLDVCMGGRVAEELVFGQDYITTGASSDLHTATELAQYMVSNCGMSEAIGPVHIKERSSSEMQSRVDAEVVKLLREAYARVKALLKKHEKALHALANALLEYETLSAEEIKRILLPYQEGRQPEQQEVEQEEGEFVMA; encoded by the exons atGACTATCACTTTACAAGCTTCCCTTCTTTGCAGACCATCTTTCTCTCTTTACTCTCCTTCAAAACGACACAGCTTTCAACATCCCATCAACTCCCCTCTTTCCCTCTCTAAAACCTCATTTCCCCCCTCTCTAAATCTCAGACTCCGCCCTCACTCAATCCCTTGTACATTGCAACCTGACAATGCTGACCCACTTTCCGAAACGGTCCCTCCGATTTCAAATCCCGAAAAAACACAAGAGGTAGTGGATGTAGTACAGAGCAATGAGAGTGGAAGGGGGGAGGTGGAGGGACATGGAGGTAATTTAGTGGAGGAGAAAGAAGGTGATGGTGGTGGGGTTTATGATAGGAATGGGAGGATTAGAATGGTGGTGTTTTTTATGGGGATATGGGCCACAATGAAAAATGGGTTTCAGAAATTGTTCATGTTGCTGGGTTCTTACTCTTCTAATTGGTGGCCATTTTGGAAACAAGAGAAGAAATTAGAGAAATTGATTGCTGAAGCTGAAGCTAATCCTAAAGATGTTGAGAAACAGACTGCTCTTTTAGTTGAGCTTAATAAGCACAG TCCTGAGTCTGTGATTAAGAGGTTTGAACAAAGAGACCATGCAGTGGATAGCAAAGGAGTCGTCGAGTATCTTAAAGCTCTTGTAGTTACTAATTCTATTGCAGAATATCTTCCTGATGAACAATCTGGAAAGCCTTCCAGTCTTCCTGCTTTG TTGCAAGAATTGAAGCAGCATGCATCAGGGGACACGGATAAGCCCTTAATGAATCCTGGCATATCCGAGAAGCAACCGTTGCATGTGGTGATG GTTGATCCTAAAGTGTCAAACAAGTCACGGTTTGCCCAAGAGCTTATCTCCACTATCTTGTTTACCGTTGCAGTTGGATTGGTTTG GTTCATGGGTGCTGCTGCACTTCAAAAGTATATAGGGAGTCTGGGTGGAATAGGAGCTTCAGGAGCTGGCTCAAGTTCTTCTTATACTCCAAAAGAACTGAATAAAGAAATCACGCCTGACAAA AATGTTAAAACATTTAAGGATGTTAAAGGCTGTGATGATGCAAAACAAGAACTTGAGGAAGTAGTGGAGTATCTTAAAAACCCAACAAAGTTTACTCGTCTAGGTGGGAAGTTGCCAAAG GGAATTCTTTTGACAGGGGCACCTGGTACAGGGAAAACATTGCTTGCCAAG GCCATTGCTGGAGAAGCTGGAGTACCTTTTTTCTATAGAGCAGGATCTGAATTTGAGGAAAT GTTTGTTGGAGTCGGTGCTCGGCGTGTAAGATCCTTATTTCAAGCagctaaaaaaaag GCTCCATGTatcatttttattgatgaaattgatgcTGTTGGGTCAACAAGGAAACAATGGGAAGGCCATACAAAGAAGACATTGCATCAACTACTTGTTGAAATGGATGGTTTTGAACAGAATGAG GGAATAATATTGATGGCTGCAACAAACTTGCCTGATATTCTTGATCCTGCTTTGACCAGGCCTGGTAGATTTGACCGTCAT ATTGTCGTGCCAAATCCTGATGTTAAAGGTCGACAAGAGATTTTGGAGCTCTACCTGCAAGATAAGCCAATGGCCGATGATGTAGATGTTAAATCAATTGCTCGTGGCACACCAGGCTTCAATGGAGCAG ATCTTGCGAACTTGGTAAACATTGCCGCTATTAAAGCTGCTGTAGAAGGTGCTGAGAAGTTATCTGCTACACAATTGGAATTTGCAAAAGACAGGATAATTATGGGGACTGAGCGGAAAACAATGTTCATTTCTGAAGAGTCAAAGAAG TTAACAGCATATCATGAGAGTGGCCATGCTATTGTAGCTTTCAATACTGAGGGTGCACACCCAATTCACAAGGCAACTATAATGCCCCGTGGGTCTGCTTTAGGAATGGTCACCCAGCTTCCTTCAAGTGATGAGACATCAATTAGTAAAAAGCAGTTATTAGCTCGGCTTGATGTTTGTATGGGAGGAAGAGTTGCGGAAGAGCTCGTATTTGGACAGGATTATATCACTACTGGAGCAAGTAGTGATCTTCACACAGCAACAGAGCTTGCGCAGTATATG GTATCAAATTGTGGGATGAGCGAAGCAATTGGACCAGTACATATTAAAGAAAGATCAAGTTCAGAAATGCAGTCACGTGTTGATGCTGAA GTGGTGAAACTCTTAAGAGAAGCATATGCTCGTGTGAAAGCCTTGCTGAAGAAG CATGAGAAGGCATTACATGCACTAGCAAATGCTCTTTTAGAGTACGAAACACTAAGCGCAGAAGAAATAAAGCGAATTCTTCTTCCTTACCAGGAAGGACGGCAACCTGAGCAACAAGAAGTAGAGCAAGAAGAAGGGGAGTTTGTAATGGCTTGA